A segment of the Ammospiza caudacuta isolate bAmmCau1 chromosome 2, bAmmCau1.pri, whole genome shotgun sequence genome:
GGAATTGTGCACTGAGACTTTCCTCTTTCATTCTCACAAGAAATTAGAAGTCTGCTCCTAGATAATCACTCAGAAAGATAGTGGAAAATGTATGCTAATGTGTTTGTACAAGGAAATATTAATCTCATTCTGGGAAGAGGGCAAAAGGGAGTTTTGCcaagatatttaaaaattccATAGAAAgaattttctcattattttagGTTTTATTATTACTTGATTCTTAAAGGCATTCTGCTCATTTTCATCCTGTCCACAATCACATATTGTTTAGAAAACTCAGTTGTTATTATCAAGTCTTCTATTGAAATTTTTGTAACTATCAGAATAAATTAATGTTCGGACATGATGATCACTGCAATGTTCTGCTAGCCCAGAATCAACAAGCTGACTGAAAAAATTGCATGTGGTTCATTTGTTTTCACCCATACATGCTGAAAAACACACCCAGTAAAGTGAAGTAGAATTTAAGtaagaaaaagtaaattaaacagaataaaattataTTCAAATAATTGAAGTCTGTAAATGGAAGAATTTCAAGTCTGTAAATGACAAAGTTGACAAGAGACAGCGAATGAGAAACACAGAGATAATGCAACCAAAATATGAGGGTAGGAAAATATATTTCCCAAGAAACACAAAACAGGCAAAACTTGTAACAGCCACTAAGATGAGTGGAATTGCAGAGAGGATACTGCTGTGCAATTTAATTTTGATATATGCAGGGAATCCCAGCTTCTAACTCTTGTCCTTAACTGCTGCTACTTGAGACCTGGAAAAAAGGCCtgattttgctttctgctgtaCCTGCATGAGTGATCAGGTCTGTCAGTGGTCAGATACTTTTCAAGACAATTCTCAAGGTCCTGTGAGGTTTCCTGAGCATTCAGTATAGTTGACTCTGAGCATTTTCATACTTACCCCTACACTCACCTTTGATTTGTTCCACTTCATCTTCAAATGTCACTGAACTCCTCCTTCGAGGAGGACAGATGCAGTGTGGGGCATGAGGGCCATCTGAGCTATAATCTTCAAGAAGCATTGTATCTGTTCCTGAAAAGAGCAAGAACCCCCAAGTAAAATAGTAACATGGAGATACAATATGGTAACAAAACATTTTCAGCCTATTTTCAGCAGTTCCTTCAAAAGATGTCTAAATACAGCTTTTGTGAGTAAATTTCAGCTCACATTAAACACTGCACAGGAAAGAATGAGGTCAGTTTTCATTGAAAGGATTGGGAAATATTCTGATTAGAGACTGGGCATTGCAGGCCCCAGGATCATGTACTACGTGCAGCAAGCAACACGCAAGAGGGACTACGGCTTCCTTCTGCTCTTTAGTAACTCACAGTAAAAGCATACAAAATGAAACAGTATTTCACAGTAGATCACTGTGTATCTATTCCCAGGCTATGAACTGTGCTCCCTCCTTAACCAGCAACGGCACTTCTAACAGCATTTTGGCATCACTTTagttttgttcatttgtttaaACTGCTGCCACAAGATGGTAACACCACATTCTCTTAATTGAGGCAGGTTTACCAGGAGGCTACTCTCTTTTATCACATACAATTGCTGAATATCTGCACAGACAGAAAACAACTACCAAAAATAAATCCCAGCTCCACAGACTTCCTTTACAAAAGTAGGAAACAAACTCCGTACACCAAGCAACCCTTAAAAGATCACTCTCTGGTGTCTCTAGAGCAGAAATACTCTCTAAAATAACTACTGCAGTTAAGGACTGGTAGCTGAGTTAACTGCCAGAAAAATCTAGCAAGAGATCTGGATAGAAAATTACCATCAgaactgggttttttcccttttccaagcCATCTTCAATTGAGAGATCTTAAGTAGTAATGAAATTATAAGCTGAAACCATCCTAAGTGTTTATGTTTATACTGCAGGATGAACAAGACAAGGTCTCTTACAAAATACGAAACAGAGAGTACATTGTTCACAGCACTTTTTTGTTCTGTTCCTTGTGGATACAGAGAAAGTCTCCAAAGAACAACAGAAACTGAAGGAGAAGGGCAAAAAAGCAGTGAGTCTTGTTCCCAGGACACATTACCAAGGGAGTGTAACCATTCCGTAAGCACCATTTTGCACGTAAATCTATTGAGggcaagggaggaaaaaaacaactgcagCAGTTTTGTTGGAACAGCTAGAACAGATGCTTCATGTCATTTGTCCACCAGAAGACATCTGTGGCTGTAAATATTGACTGTCCACAAGACTGCTGCCAAGTGCTAACTTCTGCCCAAGTAGGGATCAAGAAACTTGCAGTTACCTGAATCCTGTGAGCAGCTGAAACCTGtatctcctgtgctgctgctgtttcccaaTGGCCTCCCACCTGCCATGAGGGCAGTAAGGTGAGGAGATAGTCCCAAATCTGCAAgaaagttttgtttttgttacaCAGTGAATGTTTAAGGAGCTTGCAGAGGTAAAAACCTCTTCTAGTAATACCCACTCTACctctttatttattattctgCATATAATACTTACATTGGTGAAGCAGAGAGCACAGCTTCTGGACTTACCATCTTAGAAATCCAGTCAGCACCTTTCAGGTTTGGAAAAGCAAgtctcctttctctctgcaTCATCTCCCTCCCACTCTTGCTGCATATGTGTGTTTTACCAGCCAGACAGGCTGAGCACCAAACATATGCTCTCACATGGATGGGGAGATTGGCCAGGCATCTTCTAGACAGAGAATAACCTGGTAGCCAcaggcagctgtgacaggccaTTAGTGTGGGAAGAAGCTCAGGAGCAAGGTTGGGGCACAGAGATGTCCAACTTCTTTCAAATCTCCAAAACAAGAAGGGAGGAGATTGTGAGATTTTTACAAAGACGCTGCTTTGGATCTCACCTTGAGATTTTCTTGTGAGTTTGTTGGGAGTTTTTTCTCCTCCCTATCAGCCTCCAGCTAAGATATCTGATAAGAAGCTGACAGCTTCAAGTTTATCacttggaaaaagaaagaaatttcctGTCTTTTCCCTCCCCACCTCAGTTTCCAATGTATTAATCCATAGCATTTCCTGGATACAGACTTGCCAAAGCTCCTGGAGGTTGTTATGTGGCTAGAGCTCCATAACTCTTTCATTTGCATGACAGTCTCTCCCAATGTTCCCAGGTTGCAGAAAACAGATGCCTTGCTGCTCTCATCTTCCTTCTGCATTTTAGATCATCCTTCCCAATTTCAGTTTATGCCTTTGCATGAAATATCCCTTGAAGATGCTCTATTTTTGGAAGCTTATGAACATGATCagggaaattattaaaaatctgAATGTCACTGTGTTGctactttaaaagaaaaaaaaacaacaatgaaGCCACCAAACTGAGCAACTGGAGGTCTCAGTCGGCAACTTGGGAACACATCAAATAGTTTATGGTTTAacacagttttttttttgtttatgatCTTTTCTTCCCAAAAATTAAGCCTAAAAGTTGAACTTGCAGAAAGTTATGCCAGTGGAACCTTAGTGGATTTTAAAGAGTTGTAGCATAAGGCcattaaacaaagaaaaagtgCAGTAAAAAGTACTTTTGGTAGAATTCAAATCTGGGCAACACAAAATGGAAGGCACACAAAAGGAAATGcttgagaaagaagaaaataaattctttttattGACCTCATCACTATGTCTTCTCTGCCTGAGAAAATTTTACTATAGTAGGAGAATGATGTTAActataaaaaaatagaaaaattctCCTTTCAAATGTAACCTGACTGATAAAAGACTGCTAAAAATTCCAGAAACATCCAGCTCTCTTTAGAGAGCCCTGAAACATGCCAAACACAGGCAGACAGGAAGCCTTGCTCTTGGTGATATTAAGAATGTGTCTTTTGCAGCCACATCTTACCTGTGATCCTGTTGGAAATGCTGAAGAGCCTCGATGTCCTGTGCTGCTGAACAAAGGACTTGCGGTAATACCGATCCCCAAAGCACATTCCCAGGAGTTCCTTGCGCACCGTTTTGTTCCACAGCCCATAAATTAGCGGATGGCAAATGGCACTGGAAAAGGACAGCCATGTAGCCAATGTCTCCAAAGCAGGGGAAATACTGTTTTTACCCCAAAGTGCCTCCGATGTTATTACTACCATGTAAGGTCCCCACGTAATGACGAAAGCCCCAATGACAACCAAGATGGTTATGAAAGCTTTGCACTGGTTGGCTGAGTAAACAACCCCTTGGAAAGCGTTCCTTCGGCTGCCAGAGGATGACGTGGAGGTGCTGGAGTTCTTCCTCCCATTCCTCTGCGAGTCTTCCTCCACAATGACAACACTCCCACAGTGAATTTTGCGGGCCTTAATCCTTGCCACACGGAATATGAATCCGTAGCAGATCATCATGACCACGAATGGCAGCAGCGCACACCAGATCTGCCAAAAGGCTGTGTAGGCAACCTCCTTGTGCCAGGCTGCCACACACATCCACTTGAATTGGTCAAACTCCAAGGAGGACCAGCCAAAAAGGGGAGGGAGGCAGCCAATAAGGGAGTGCAGCCACACGTACACAAGAGCTACCACTGCTCTGTTGCCCGTTATCTTCATCGGATAAACCATCGGGTACAGCACAGCGTAGTACCTGCAGGGCAAGAAAATAAGTAGTCCACAGAAGCATAAAAGACatacaataaagaaaagaacatgCTTTAATGATGCTGATATCTAGTTCTTTTTACTTCAAACAGGCTCAGAAGCCGTTTCTAGAAACAGTTACATGTACAAGTAGGTATCACCGCAGTCAAGACTGTCAAACGTGGCTGAAGCCACACATGCAACCATTAAATCTGATCTTATGTGTGAGTGTATGCTTAGGGTATAATATGGAATTTTAAGTCACTATTTCATGTTTATCAAATAGCATGCTATTATACCATCAAGAGCTTTAAAAAACTCTAGATGAACGTCTGCATTTCCCATTATTGATGATATCACTTTCTCTTGCTCCACATCAAAATTTCATGAGGGGCTGAAGTAAAAATGATACTCCATCAGTACACCGTGTAACCTTCTCCACGCGCTTCTCAACTCTATGAACAAGCAGTGGTTACTCTATGAGAGGAGCAGACAATTTGTTACAATTCATTACCAAACAGCAGCTTACCGGTCTATAGCTATGAGTCCCAGAGTGAGCATGCTGGCTGAGCTGATCAGCATGTAGAGCAGGGCTGAGAAATTGCACCAAACAACCCCGAAGATCCATTCTCGCCTGATGGAGCTGGTCACAACAAAAGGCAGCACCAGCACGGAGAGTAGAAAGTTGGAGAGGGTCAGGCTGAACACAAACTTGTTGCTCAAGGTGAGAAGGTATGACTTGCGATACAGAGTGACA
Coding sequences within it:
- the GPR161 gene encoding G-protein coupled receptor 161 encodes the protein MFLSVVLLLATQHVLAAPDLHTLTMSSNSSLSNGKGLRNLTTEEDGLVRVTESVAIIVIAIFICLGNLVIVVTLYRKSYLLTLSNKFVFSLTLSNFLLSVLVLPFVVTSSIRREWIFGVVWCNFSALLYMLISSASMLTLGLIAIDRYYAVLYPMVYPMKITGNRAVVALVYVWLHSLIGCLPPLFGWSSLEFDQFKWMCVAAWHKEVAYTAFWQIWCALLPFVVMMICYGFIFRVARIKARKIHCGSVVIVEEDSQRNGRKNSSTSTSSSGSRRNAFQGVVYSANQCKAFITILVVIGAFVITWGPYMVVITSEALWGKNSISPALETLATWLSFSSAICHPLIYGLWNKTVRKELLGMCFGDRYYRKSFVQQHRTSRLFSISNRITDLGLSPHLTALMAGGRPLGNSSSTGDTGFSCSQDSGTDTMLLEDYSSDGPHAPHCICPPRRRSSVTFEDEVEQIKEAAKNSVLHVKAEVHKSLDSYAASLARAIEADVKLSLFGEDALPGALFPSWTLAGSSGNIRRGARPHASQRLKLQSIDEGNI